Proteins from one Solenopsis invicta isolate M01_SB chromosome 11, UNIL_Sinv_3.0, whole genome shotgun sequence genomic window:
- the LOC105194646 gene encoding TNF receptor-associated factor 6 isoform X2 yields the protein MGPSQSSYITTSTSIPAIATIEANVSSDDVTETQHTTCKIATEDVIANARATVTTVLSGACKAKTMDEKFASLEEKLSREFADVKWLLYSILEQQSNYLKNVRNANYLQDGVFDGYLSPRQDEINKFNNTMQNLNDSTNAFAYYWEVKNFNMMLMSWQTGRSMRSSTFYVDRSGYAMYLKITPKYFPDGTVFVGVGLTRGRYDSILAWPFPHRIRLEVLDQSLRGVREDRRSRIWDPVTLCTEDFWGRPVADNPECVGMSIPRRVILSKSLSISSRYSGNARYVWNGSMLIKLIVYL from the exons ATGGGACCGTCACAATCCTCATACATTACCACCAGTACATCCATTCCTGCAATTG CAACGATTGAGGCCAATGTCAGCAGCGACGATGTCACGGAAACGCAGCATACCACTTGCAAAATCGCAACGGAAGATGTGATCGCGAACGCACGTGCCACTGTTACAACAGTACTCAGCGGCGCCTGTAAGGCAA AGACGATGGACGAAAAATTCGCGAGTCTCGAGGAAAAGTTGAGCAGAGAATTTGCAGATGTCAAATGGTTACTTTACAGCATTCTAGAGCAACAgtcaaattatttgaaaaatgtacgAAACGCTAATTATCTTCAGGACGGAGTGTTCGACGGTTATTTATCCCCGAGACAAGACGAGATCAATAAATTCAACAACACCATGCAAAATTTGAATG ATTCAACGAATGCATTTGCTTATTACTGGGAggtgaaaaatttcaatatgaTGCTGATGAGCTGGCAGACTGGCCGTTCGATGCGCAGCTCTACCTTCTACGTGGATCGCAGCGGTTATGCCATGTACCTGAAAATCACTCCAAAATACTTTCCCGATGGCACGGTCTTCGTAGGTGTCGGATTAACCCGCGGCCGTTACGATTCCATTCTTGCGTGGCCATTTCCTCACAGAATCCGCCTCGAG GTATTAGATCAATCTTTGAGAGGCGTGCGTGAAGATCGACGATCTCGAATTTGGGATCCAGTGACGCTTTGTACAGAAGACTTCTGGGGTAGACCTGTGGCGGACAATCCGGAGTGCGTCGGGATGAGTATTCCCAGACGTGTAATTCTATCAAAATCATTATCAATATCGTCTCGATATTCAGGAAATGCTAGGTATGTGTGGAATGGAAGTATGCTAATAAAACTTATCGTTTATCTGTAG
- the LOC105194645 gene encoding nucleoporin Nup43, translating to MGENVQGTFVSEKISKIRWQYENFTEAKNFLTGSWDNPINKITYWTFKTNYDEESYPVVLSSYSFLGDVTELKFISKDFFVAASSLGSIRLLQIDEDTCTEFKEHMSWEFIHNFKTTDYASCTALSTFEQDIASVGEDGKLNLLTAAEKKPVRVIENADSCSIYCADFLKHNEVLTGNSRGHMKVWDLRNDRDVPATTFMLSDQIKTATTSITHHPTQRHIVVAGGEDGSLTVWDLRQNTYPMSQLNAHTKAVSEILFHQDRPDNLFTCSVSGELWHWNNAQSSKLKLDSADMHWLNTISANGKVNVNSLCAAMHKPINSIDINRSTLLFGCDNEAIYIIRNVLI from the exons atggGAGAAAATGTGCAAGGGACGTTTGTGTCTGagaaaatttccaaaataagatggcaatatgaaaattttacggAAGCGAAGAATTTTTTAACCGGTAGTTGGGATAACCCG ataaataaaataacatactGGACATTTAAAACGAATTATGACGAAGAGTCATACCCTGTAGTCTTGTCGTCATATTCATTTCTTGGGGATGTAACTGAACTGAAG TTTATCAGTAAAGATTTCTTTGTCGCTGCCTCATCTTTAGGATCAATAAGATTACTGCAAATTGATGAGGATACCTGTACTGAATTTAAGGAACATATGTCATGGGagtttatacataattttaa aaCAACAGATTATGCCTCTTGCACTGCATTGTCTACTTTTGAACAAGACATAGCTTCAGTGGGAGAGGATGGGAAGCTTAATCTTCTCACAGCTGCAGAAAAGAAACCAGTTAGGGTTATTG AAAACGCTGATAGTTGCTCTATATATTGCGCCGACTTCTTAAAACACAATGAAGTACTCACGGGAAATTCCAGAGGGCATATGAAAGTTTGGGATCTGAGAAATGATCGAGATGTGCCCGCCACTACTTTCATGCTCTCTGATCAAATTAAA ACAGCAACTACGAGTATTACCCATCATCCTACACAAAGGCATATTGTGGTCGCCGGTGGAGAAGACGGCAGTTTAACTGTCTGGGATTTAAGGCAGAATACTTATCCGATGTCACAACTCAATGCGCACACCAAGGCCGTTAGCGAGATATTATTCCATCAAGACAGACCTGACAATCTGTTTACTTGTTCTGTTAGCGGAGAGTTGTGGCATTGGAACAATGCACAAAGTTCGAAACTAAAACTTG ATTCTGCAGACATGCATTGGTTGAATACAATTAGTGCAAATGGAAAAGTTAATGTGAATTCACTGTGTGCTGCTATGCACAAACCAATAAACAGTATTGATATCAACAGATCGACATTACTTTTTGGATGTGACAATGAAgctatatatattataagaaatgtacTTATTTAA
- the LOC105194646 gene encoding uncharacterized protein LOC105194646 isoform X3, whose translation MSRIIRYSVSLFCLISFYLAYGVSESLRKTPTIEANVSSDDVTETQHTTCKIATEDVIANARATVTTVLSGACKAKTMDEKFASLEEKLSREFADVKWLLYSILEQQSNYLKNVRNANYLQDGVFDGYLSPRQDEINKFNNTMQNLNDSTNAFAYYWEVKNFNMMLMSWQTGRSMRSSTFYVDRSGYAMYLKITPKYFPDGTVFVGVGLTRGRYDSILAWPFPHRIRLEVCTDDTIAKCHCKKYLRASGKKENIVLRCRVEYPCRGCLWKSLETFSEQGNLFNAIK comes from the exons ATGTCGAGAATCATACGTTACTCTGTATCATTGTTTTGTCTCATTTCGTTTTATTTGGCATATGGTGTGAGTGAATCTTTGCGGAAAACGC CAACGATTGAGGCCAATGTCAGCAGCGACGATGTCACGGAAACGCAGCATACCACTTGCAAAATCGCAACGGAAGATGTGATCGCGAACGCACGTGCCACTGTTACAACAGTACTCAGCGGCGCCTGTAAGGCAA AGACGATGGACGAAAAATTCGCGAGTCTCGAGGAAAAGTTGAGCAGAGAATTTGCAGATGTCAAATGGTTACTTTACAGCATTCTAGAGCAACAgtcaaattatttgaaaaatgtacgAAACGCTAATTATCTTCAGGACGGAGTGTTCGACGGTTATTTATCCCCGAGACAAGACGAGATCAATAAATTCAACAACACCATGCAAAATTTGAATG ATTCAACGAATGCATTTGCTTATTACTGGGAggtgaaaaatttcaatatgaTGCTGATGAGCTGGCAGACTGGCCGTTCGATGCGCAGCTCTACCTTCTACGTGGATCGCAGCGGTTATGCCATGTACCTGAAAATCACTCCAAAATACTTTCCCGATGGCACGGTCTTCGTAGGTGTCGGATTAACCCGCGGCCGTTACGATTCCATTCTTGCGTGGCCATTTCCTCACAGAATCCGCCTCGAGGTATGCACAG ATGATACAATTGCAAAATGTCATTGCAAAAAATACCTGCGGGCGAGCGGAAAGAAGGAGAACATCGTACTGAGATGTCGTGTCGAATATCCTTGTCGCGGATGTTTATGGAAATCTCTCGAGACGTTTTCAGAACAGGGGAACCTTTTCAACGCGATCAAATGA
- the LOC105194646 gene encoding TNF receptor-associated factor 6 isoform X1 — MSRIIRYSVSLFCLISFYLAYGVSESLRKTPTIEANVSSDDVTETQHTTCKIATEDVIANARATVTTVLSGACKAKTMDEKFASLEEKLSREFADVKWLLYSILEQQSNYLKNVRNANYLQDGVFDGYLSPRQDEINKFNNTMQNLNDSTNAFAYYWEVKNFNMMLMSWQTGRSMRSSTFYVDRSGYAMYLKITPKYFPDGTVFVGVGLTRGRYDSILAWPFPHRIRLEVLDQSLRGVREDRRSRIWDPVTLCTEDFWGRPVADNPECVGMSIPRRVILSKSLSISSRYSGNARYVWNGSMLIKLIVYL; from the exons ATGTCGAGAATCATACGTTACTCTGTATCATTGTTTTGTCTCATTTCGTTTTATTTGGCATATGGTGTGAGTGAATCTTTGCGGAAAACGC CAACGATTGAGGCCAATGTCAGCAGCGACGATGTCACGGAAACGCAGCATACCACTTGCAAAATCGCAACGGAAGATGTGATCGCGAACGCACGTGCCACTGTTACAACAGTACTCAGCGGCGCCTGTAAGGCAA AGACGATGGACGAAAAATTCGCGAGTCTCGAGGAAAAGTTGAGCAGAGAATTTGCAGATGTCAAATGGTTACTTTACAGCATTCTAGAGCAACAgtcaaattatttgaaaaatgtacgAAACGCTAATTATCTTCAGGACGGAGTGTTCGACGGTTATTTATCCCCGAGACAAGACGAGATCAATAAATTCAACAACACCATGCAAAATTTGAATG ATTCAACGAATGCATTTGCTTATTACTGGGAggtgaaaaatttcaatatgaTGCTGATGAGCTGGCAGACTGGCCGTTCGATGCGCAGCTCTACCTTCTACGTGGATCGCAGCGGTTATGCCATGTACCTGAAAATCACTCCAAAATACTTTCCCGATGGCACGGTCTTCGTAGGTGTCGGATTAACCCGCGGCCGTTACGATTCCATTCTTGCGTGGCCATTTCCTCACAGAATCCGCCTCGAG GTATTAGATCAATCTTTGAGAGGCGTGCGTGAAGATCGACGATCTCGAATTTGGGATCCAGTGACGCTTTGTACAGAAGACTTCTGGGGTAGACCTGTGGCGGACAATCCGGAGTGCGTCGGGATGAGTATTCCCAGACGTGTAATTCTATCAAAATCATTATCAATATCGTCTCGATATTCAGGAAATGCTAGGTATGTGTGGAATGGAAGTATGCTAATAAAACTTATCGTTTATCTGTAG
- the LOC105194646 gene encoding uncharacterized protein LOC105194646 isoform X4, giving the protein MSRIIRYSVSLFCLISFYLAYGVSESLRKTPTIEANVSSDDVTETQHTTCKIATEDVIANARATVTTVLSGACKAKTMDEKFASLEEKLSREFADVKWLLYSILEQQSNYLKNVRNANYLQDGVFDGYLSPRQDEINKFNNTMQNLNDSTNAFAYYWEVKNFNMMLMSWQTGRSMRSSTFYVDRSGYAMYLKITPKYFPDGTVFVGVGLTRGRYDSILAWPFPHRIRLEMIQLQNVIAKNTCGRAERRRTSY; this is encoded by the exons ATGTCGAGAATCATACGTTACTCTGTATCATTGTTTTGTCTCATTTCGTTTTATTTGGCATATGGTGTGAGTGAATCTTTGCGGAAAACGC CAACGATTGAGGCCAATGTCAGCAGCGACGATGTCACGGAAACGCAGCATACCACTTGCAAAATCGCAACGGAAGATGTGATCGCGAACGCACGTGCCACTGTTACAACAGTACTCAGCGGCGCCTGTAAGGCAA AGACGATGGACGAAAAATTCGCGAGTCTCGAGGAAAAGTTGAGCAGAGAATTTGCAGATGTCAAATGGTTACTTTACAGCATTCTAGAGCAACAgtcaaattatttgaaaaatgtacgAAACGCTAATTATCTTCAGGACGGAGTGTTCGACGGTTATTTATCCCCGAGACAAGACGAGATCAATAAATTCAACAACACCATGCAAAATTTGAATG ATTCAACGAATGCATTTGCTTATTACTGGGAggtgaaaaatttcaatatgaTGCTGATGAGCTGGCAGACTGGCCGTTCGATGCGCAGCTCTACCTTCTACGTGGATCGCAGCGGTTATGCCATGTACCTGAAAATCACTCCAAAATACTTTCCCGATGGCACGGTCTTCGTAGGTGTCGGATTAACCCGCGGCCGTTACGATTCCATTCTTGCGTGGCCATTTCCTCACAGAATCCGCCTCGAG ATGATACAATTGCAAAATGTCATTGCAAAAAATACCTGCGGGCGAGCGGAAAGAAGGAGAACATCGTACTGA